The following coding sequences are from one Rissa tridactyla isolate bRisTri1 chromosome 14, bRisTri1.patW.cur.20221130, whole genome shotgun sequence window:
- the LOC128917643 gene encoding adenylate cyclase type 10-like, translating into LLFADISGFTALTEKFVQRSGVDRGTDELAQTLNEYLCDILEEFLIFGGDILKHINKVLLCDKGCTFLCVLGLPGNKLPCESLHALQSALEIFNSCSTMLKETETMSVAVTRGTMFCGVTGHPLRHEYTVLGQKVNLAARMMVHYPGLVSCDAVTYAASRLPASYFKELPEREMKGLRQPGPVYQFVGVT; encoded by the exons ctgctctttgcggatatctcag gtttcactgcgttgaccgagaaatttgtgcagaggagcggcgtggacagaggcactgatgagctggcgcaaacgctcaatgagtacctgtgcgacattttggagg agttcctgatttttggaggagacatcttgaag cacatcaacaaagtcctcctgtgtgataaa ggctgcacgttcctctgcgtgctgggactccctggaaacaagctgccctgcgagagccttcacgccctgcagagtgctctggagatcttcaactcgtgctccaccatgctcaaggaaacaga gacaatgtctgtggcagttaccagagggacgatgttctgcggagtcactggccacccgctgagacacgaatacacag tccttggccagaaggtgaacttggctgcccggatgatggtgcactaccctgggctggtgtcctgtgatgcagtgacctacgccgcctcccggctgcccgcttcctacttcaaggagctgccggagagagagatgaaaggcctcaggcagcctggccctgtctatcaattcgtgggggtcacc